Part of the Crossiella cryophila genome, GAGATCGAGCACGGCGAACTGAACAACCTGGTCGCCGTGCTCCGCGACGCCACCGGCCTTGGCTGGCAGGCCGCCCTGGAGGTGGCCGCCGAGATGGTCGGCGCCCGCACCAGGGAGTTCGAGCAGATCAGCCACCGCCTGCTGAGCGGGGACGCCGATCCGGCGCTGGCCCCGTTCATCGACGGGGTCCAGCTGTGGATCGCGGGCAGCCTGCACTGGCACCAGAGCAGCCCGCGCTACGCGGCCACCCCGGCCTGAGCAGATGTGCTGTCCCGGACGGTTACTTCTCGCCGAGCTGCCACTCCGGCCGCACGTAGTGGCAGGTGTAGCCGTTCGGGTAGCGCTCGAGGTAGTCCTGGTGCTCCGGCTCGGCCTGCCAGAAGTCCCCGGCCTGGCTCACCTCGGTGACCACCTTGCCCGGCCACTTGCCTGAGGCGTCCACCTCGGCGATGACCTGCTCGGCGACCTGCTTCTGCGCCTCATCGGTGTAGAAGATGGCCGAGCGGTAGCTGGCGCCGATGTCGTTGCCCTGCCGGTTCCGCGTGCTCGGATCGTGGATCTGGAAGAAGAACTCCAGGATCTGGCGGTAGCTCAGCCGGTCCGGGTCGAAGACGATCTCGATGCCCTCGGCGTGGTTGCCGTGGTTGCGGTAGGTCGCGTTGGGCACCTCGCCGCCGGTGTAGCCGACCCGGGTGGCGAGCACGCCGGGGTGCCTGCGGAACAGGTCCTGCATGCCCCAGAAACAGCCACCGGCCAGAACGGCCTTCTCACTCGCCGCGGTCATGTTCTCGCTCCGCTCTCTCGCTGGTCCAACCCACCAGGCACAACGTTCCCACGCCTGCCGATGATCCCGGTTATGACCAGAAGCACCACTCCGAGCGCCGCCAGCCCCAGGCTCATCAGGTACGCGCTGCGGTAGCCCAGGGTCTGGGCCAGCCCGAGCAGCGGTCCGGCCAGCATGCCGCCCACGGTCATCGTGTTGCTGTACAGCGTGGTGGTGAACCCCGGCCGGTCCGGCGCCAGCGCCTGGAAGTAGGAGATGCCCACCCCCATCAGCGCCGAGACCACCACCGCGTTCAACGCCTGCGCCGCCGCCACCTGCCAGGTGGCCAGCGTCGCGGCCATCACCGCCTGGTAGGCCACCGCGACCACCGCGCCGAGCAGCACGATCCGCCGCTGGTCCAGCTTCACCGCGAGCACCCCGAACCACAGCATCAGCGGGATCTCCAGCGCCGCGCACAATCCCAGGATCAACCCGACATCCGCCTCGCTGCCGCCCAGGTCCGTGGTCACGAACAACGGCAACGCGCTGCCTCCCAGCGACAACCCGCCCTGCAACGCCGCGAAGGCCAGCACCGCGCACACCACCTGCGGCCGCGCGACCCCGCCCACCTCCGCGGCCCGCTTGATCGGAGCACTCGCCCCACCCAGTTCGGGCAGCCGCAACGCGACCAGCACCACCAGCGCGTAACACGCCGCACTGGCCAGGTACAGCCCGGCATACCCCGTCCAGGACACCAGCAACGCCGCCAGCGGCGGCCCACCCACCCAGGCCAGCGAGATCACCGTGCGCAGACTGCTGATCACCAGCGGCGCCCGCGCCGACCCCGTCCGCTCCACGGCCTGCCGAGCGTAGGCGAACATCTGCGCCAGCACACAGGACGCGATCGCCAGCAGCGACACCGACACCGCCAGCAGCACCCAGTAGTCCCGCACCACCGCGAACACCAGCGACCCGAGCATCCCCGCCACGGCGCCGCCCACCAGCAGGTTCCGCCGCACCGCCCGCCGATCCGACCACCGCCCGAGGAAGGCGCTTACCACCAGTCCGGCCAACGGGGAGATGAGCAGGAAGGCGCCGAGTTCGACCGGGCCGACGCCGATCTGGGTGGTGAGGAACAGGCCGATGAAGGGCAGGGTGACGGCGGCGGCCAGGCCGACGGAGATGCTGACGGAGGCGAGGGGGAGCAGGGTGCGGAAGGTCAGCGGGGGTGGGCTGACCTCGGTGGTGACACTCACGGGTGCATCCTCACCGGTGGGGCCGGTGGGGGCGTAACGAATTCCCAGGATGTGATCGGGCCGTCAGCCCCGGTGGTCGAGCGTGCAGGCGGTGCGCATGGGCAGCAGCGGGGACAGGTCCGGGAGCGCGAGGTCGGGGCCTCCGCCGCGATGTCCTAGGGGCGCGGTGCGGTCTCGTCCGGGCCGGGCCGGCTCCCGTGGGTATCGGCCTACCGTCCGGGGTGACCCGGGGAATTCAGGCGGGGCGGCTCTCTTGCCGCTGCTTGATCCGCTGGAGTTCGGCGATCAGATCGGCCCTCGCGACCCTGACCATGTCCCACCGTCAGGGTGTGCTGCGAGGATCCACGCATGACCTCCGCTCCGGTCCTGCCCGTGGACTACCGCGCACTGCTGATCGAGCACGGCCCTGGCCCGGTGGCCGGGGTGCGCCTGCTCGCGCCCGCGGACCTGGCCGCCGAGCAGTCCCGGCATTCCCCGCCGCACCCCGACGCCCTGCTGTGGGGTGTGTTCGGCACCGGTGAGACCTGCTGGTGGCTGCCGATCCACCCGGACCCGGTGAGCTGGCTGGTGGTGGTGGCCGGGGACGGTGAGCAGCAGCTGAACATCAGCACCACCGAGTTCCTGCGCCGCCTCGGCGCCGGTCAGCTCGACCTGCCGGTGCTGTCCGGGCTGCCCGGCCCGCGTGATCCACTGGCCCAGCTGCGCACCCTCATCGGCCCCGGCGGTGGGCACCGCTACGACTGGGCCGCGCTGGAGCTGGAACTGGGCTGCCCGCTGCCGCCGGACTACCGGTTGCTGTTCGAGGAGTACGGCTCGGAGCTGGTGGTCAACGGCCTCTTCCCCTCCCCGCCGGAAGAGCTGGTCTCCGTGCACCGCGACCACGCCCATTTCCTGGACGACCTCGACGGCCACCGGGTGCACCCGGAACCGGGTGGGCTGCTGACCTGCCTGATCAGCGAAGGGCGCCAGCAGCTGTGCTGGGACACCAGTGGGCCCGATCCGGCGGCCTGGCCGCTGGTCGACTCCGACACCGGCGAGGTCTTCCCCGGCACGCTGACCGAACTGCTGGTCGCCGAGGTCGTGGGCCGCGGTCCGGGGTTGTGTGCCCACAGCCTGGGTGACCCGGACACCTGGGCCTACCCGATGTGGGGGCCGGATCCGGTGCACTGAGGCCCCCGTCACACGCCCCTGCCGCCTGCCCGCTCGCCACGCCAGGATCGATCTTCCACAGCAGACAGGGAGATCGGTGTGCGGTTGAGGCAGTGGAGTCTGGTGGCCGTGGCGACAGTGGCGTCGCTCGGCGCGGGTGGGTTACCGGCGGTGGCCGGGGCCGAGGCGGTGCCCGCCAAGCTCAAGGTCTTCTACGAGCAGCAGGTCACGTGGGGTCAGTGCGCGGCAGCGGCGAACCTGGAGTGCGCGACGGTGGTGGTCCCGATGGACTACGCCAAGCCCGGTCTGGAGCGGGTCCAGGTCG contains:
- the msrA gene encoding peptide-methionine (S)-S-oxide reductase MsrA, encoding MTAASEKAVLAGGCFWGMQDLFRRHPGVLATRVGYTGGEVPNATYRNHGNHAEGIEIVFDPDRLSYRQILEFFFQIHDPSTRNRQGNDIGASYRSAIFYTDEAQKQVAEQVIAEVDASGKWPGKVVTEVSQAGDFWQAEPEHQDYLERYPNGYTCHYVRPEWQLGEK
- a CDS encoding sugar efflux transporter, whose protein sequence is MSVTTEVSPPPLTFRTLLPLASVSISVGLAAAVTLPFIGLFLTTQIGVGPVELGAFLLISPLAGLVVSAFLGRWSDRRAVRRNLLVGGAVAGMLGSLVFAVVRDYWVLLAVSVSLLAIASCVLAQMFAYARQAVERTGSARAPLVISSLRTVISLAWVGGPPLAALLVSWTGYAGLYLASAACYALVVLVALRLPELGGASAPIKRAAEVGGVARPQVVCAVLAFAALQGGLSLGGSALPLFVTTDLGGSEADVGLILGLCAALEIPLMLWFGVLAVKLDQRRIVLLGAVVAVAYQAVMAATLATWQVAAAQALNAVVVSALMGVGISYFQALAPDRPGFTTTLYSNTMTVGGMLAGPLLGLAQTLGYRSAYLMSLGLAALGVVLLVITGIIGRRGNVVPGGLDQRESGART
- a CDS encoding SMI1/KNR4 family protein, whose amino-acid sequence is MTSAPVLPVDYRALLIEHGPGPVAGVRLLAPADLAAEQSRHSPPHPDALLWGVFGTGETCWWLPIHPDPVSWLVVVAGDGEQQLNISTTEFLRRLGAGQLDLPVLSGLPGPRDPLAQLRTLIGPGGGHRYDWAALELELGCPLPPDYRLLFEEYGSELVVNGLFPSPPEELVSVHRDHAHFLDDLDGHRVHPEPGGLLTCLISEGRQQLCWDTSGPDPAAWPLVDSDTGEVFPGTLTELLVAEVVGRGPGLCAHSLGDPDTWAYPMWGPDPVH